DNA from Misgurnus anguillicaudatus chromosome 13, ASM2758022v2, whole genome shotgun sequence:
TGGGTTTTTCTTgactgatttttttgtttgttttgttatacttttgtattatatttgtttCTAAAGCTTAACCAAACTTTATTTATGAAAAGACTTATACTAGCTTCATGTGTTgtcattttttgttgaatttaataataaagaatTCATATAAATGGAAGTCAGCCCACTCTTCACCTTTcattcagaaagttttttttttttaaattgtgaaGGAATAAGTAGATTGTCAATTGTGTTTGTTTCACTGATAGGTTAAAATGTGACAAGTGTATAAAGAATGAAAGTGTCCATTAAAAATGAGTGCTTTTTACAATTTctggtgttttattttgtgtaagcTGGAGTACCCATTCTGGGTTTGATTCTCAGATGTTTATTGTCAATAATCCCAGTAATATTGTGTATTTATGTTTAGTACCCGGCTCTCTGCTCATCACACCATTTTTTGAATGCTTGGCACAATATGCTGTCTTCGATATCATTGAAGATTCCTGTGGGGTGTGACAAAAACAAACTGTAGGAAATAACACCTAAACTACATCATGTGTCAATCGCTCATGAAATCAGTACATTAACAcctatgggtgattctcacgaaatccagacttaaaaggtatccagcatcagatttttttttaaaagtcattgaagccattttttttgcacatataagattaaggtctgaacttagaAGATAGTtgttcttggacacatttatattccttataattgtctctacatttaccaatgatcaccaaatatcacatgtttctttactgtaaatgtttataacatgcactgaagatttttattttttagattttttaattttttaaatatttccatgtcaaagaaccaaaatccagtcatggacacgttgcggtaatgaaaatttcccccttaaatgtggaaaaacaaaaatttggtttgtatgatgtcatttgaaatcatgtgctaAATAGTAcacgaagagatgtttgtaactgtatgcttcttattttgatactcttactttgcatttactttttcatcaaaatgtttcatgacacctcataagtctaattttgcgagaatcaccccTATAAGATGACATCTAAActtactgcacctttaaattcacATAAAGAATCATGAAGCTAATTTGTTGATATCAAAAACTCCATGATAAAAGTCCCAAGATTTCAATATTAACGCAAGTGTttcttaaaacattatttaaatgttctACGCTATCctaattcgtttttatatccACTTTGCATTAAcaattgaggagctcagatgcaaaagccgctaaacaccacctccgtcaaaaaatGTGATCATGATATTGACCAAATGCTCTTGACAAGTATTATatcttaaagtgcacctatttcactGTTAAAAATGTGTGCAAacatgtgtttgcgtggtttatggttaaaaaacgtacattttgtagctccagatatacagACACACTGATTtcgtacaaaactcatcgatttgaaaagctctgtgtgcCTGATTGGCCatctaatctgtatgttgtgattggcctgaatacttctgacgtcagccggaaatgtgatgctctttaccatgtttgaaagattcgatcacaatgcaatgctaacaggagttaacttacaggctgtgagccAAAATGAGAGTCCACTTAAACGTAAACAGGCCCAGAAAGtatactgttgcctacaatctgtgtgtttgttgtagtccaagaaaagagatttatatTTACCTTGGGGTTTTTACCTTTTGCGtatcgttaacatgaactaatacacacttacacaccaaaggaaatgtaaaatcatgaatcggatCATAGGGACTCTttaatcaaatactttcgctttaaatccacttaatctGCCcccacagcgccccctaatgtatGGTTCAGcttcttttttaatattctgATTTCTAGTAGCATCATTAGTCATTTTGCAACTATTTACTGTTTACtgatttgttttacttttatgcaGCAAAAGCAAATTTGTttatgaaatgactaaagtgacatttgtgacaataaggcatttcaatgaCCTTTTCATTGACATTAAAGTGGCATAAGCtaataagagcctgataaaaaatgcacaTTTACAAGAGAACATGTCAAACGCACTTTGaggattttgcatctgaactcttcaattgtcttttttgttttatttatttttgctggGAAGTGTTATGGGAACTGTCTGAGATACATATTTTATCTAAAGCCTAAATGAGAAATCCTAATCACGGTGCACGATTCTAAGCTCTTTTTTTATCAACTATTCAACTGCAAACATTCATAATTTCAGCAAAGATGTATTATGTTTAATATTCCACATACTTGCTTTGCCCAGTCCTGTAGGTAAAGGCATCCTCAGACGTCCAGCAGAATGCTTCAATCGTTCATTAAGAGATTTCTGGATTAAACCCAGCGTGCAGTCTGTATGCCATACAGGGAGCTCTAGACCCTTCATACAGACAATGATACGACTTTTCTCCTCTACGGTCAGAAATCCTTTTTCATGGGCCACATAGATCATGAAGGCCATGTCTATGTTTACAGCTTCACCATGCAGCAGTGTGGGAAGTGTTTTCTGGATTTAAGACAAACACAGTTATTGAGACTTTGAGAAGATCATCTCTGAGATATTATCTCTGGTTTGTTTCAGGTTTAATACAAGATCTGCCGCATGCTTATAATTCATCTCTTAGTTTGCAATTTAAAGAAGCCTTACAGTATAATAACATGTGTAGAATGTTGTGGCTTTCGAAACTCTGTATTGTAATGTAACCCAAACATTCCCCATAAAAAATGTTGTGGTAATCAGCAGCATATTACCGTTTGCTGTCGAAAGAACTTAACCTGTATTAAACCTGGAACGTTTTTTTAAATCCTAATTTATAAGACCATTTCAAGCTCCGGGCTGATGATATGACCAAAGTCCACCAGTCTGTCCAGTTCATCTTCCCACAGGTTCGGAGCGAGTTCCTCCAGCATGCTTTCTATGGCCAGTCTAGTAGAGACGCTCGCTGGATCTTTATGCACTTTTTCTGTGGTTTCTGATGCTTGGAAACTGGTGTCCAACAAATGTTTGCCCTCGTTCTCCAAAAGTTCAAACAGTCCTTTGTGTTTCATCAGTGCCATCTGTGGAAGATCACTGTTATTGGTGAAACCAGGGCTAAATCAGACATGTACAGCAATCCATGTAAGTCAAAAATTCCCaaacagcagacgactctgggccagATCCGCAgatgtagtctagtggttagagagtcGAGCTTGTAACCCGAGAGTTGCCAGTTTGAGTCTCACGGCCGGTGGGTACCTTACCCTAATTGCTCGCCAGGCACTGGGATAGCTGTCCACTgctctgggtgtgtgtgtgttcacagaggtcacatttcgagtatgCATTGCTTTCACTTTTGCACTGGATCTGCACCGGAACTGCTGACTTCGGAGCGGATCTGTCCCGGCATCGTCTGGTGTCTGGGTTCATGTTGTGGTGTGAATTAATGTTGATATTTTTCATGAAATTGActaaaatgttgaaatctcactaaTGCAGTACCTTTAACATCTCGGCCAGTCCATTAGAAATATGGCGGCGTGGTAGCGTTATCAGGAAAGTTCTGTCCAGTAACGTCGCCACAGGGGGGACGTACGACCCGagcttgtttttgcaattggcaaagtTGACTCCATTTTTTGCCCCCACGCTGGCATCAATATAAGCCAAAAGAGTAGTGGGAACACGAACATATGGAGTACGTCTCCGATACAGGGATGCTGCCAGTCCCACGATATCTAAACACACCCCACCACCAATAGCAATGATGGGCTCCGTACGACGATCGATACCAAACTTGTGAACCTCCTCCAAGATTTGGTTCACCAGCAGCATAGACTTGTTCTCCTCAGTCGTAGGCAGTGGTAGGATCTTGTAAATCACTCGTCTCGCTTCAAAGTACGCTGCTACCTGCGAGCCGTAAAGGTCGTTGACTTGTTCGTCGATTACGATGAATCGTTTTATTCCTTTAGTGTCGTccttaagggcttctgtaggaTTGGAGACGTGACCAAACAGTAAGGTATCGTTGCTTGCGTCCAGTAACCTCTCACACTGAATGATTCGATAGGTGAAGATGATAGGGCTGACCACTGTCCAGGTAACCCCATGTTCTGTGGACGACTCGTAACTGTGGGCCCAAATTATCCACACTTTATTCAGTGTTTTAACATAGATGAATATGTGGCAAAGTACCATGTTTTTGATACAGTATGTTTTCTGTACagaaacttaaaggggacatatcatgaaaatctgactttttccatgtttaaagctACACCGTGTACTTTTTTGaattaattcttagcaaaaacctgttttctttcaaaagtatgtgctcattcatgtgtaa
Protein-coding regions in this window:
- the LOC129431480 gene encoding 2-epi-5-epi-valiolone synthase, with protein sequence MCNTVSDHVTEFRLIHSDCTWSRCTTDCLDVEGQLSDAKLYESSTEHGVTWTVVSPIIFTYRIIQCERLLDASNDTLLFGHVSNPTEALKDDTKGIKRFIVIDEQVNDLYGSQVAAYFEARRVIYKILPLPTTEENKSMLLVNQILEEVHKFGIDRRTEPIIAIGGGVCLDIVGLAASLYRRRTPYVRVPTTLLAYIDASVGAKNGVNFANCKNKLGSYVPPVATLLDRTFLITLPRRHISNGLAEMLKMALMKHKGLFELLENEGKHLLDTSFQASETTEKVHKDPASVSTRLAIESMLEELAPNLWEDELDRLVDFGHIISPELEMKTLPTLLHGEAVNIDMAFMIYVAHEKGFLTVEEKSRIIVCMKGLELPVWHTDCTLGLIQKSLNERLKHSAGRLRMPLPTGLGKARIFNDIEDSILCQAFKKWCDEQRAGY